The genomic window TGCTGGTGAAGCTGAATGTTGCAAATAACGGCGTACTGAGCTTTACCACTGACGGCGACACAACCCGCTACATTGACTTGAACAACCCGGCGGTTCTCAAGACCGCCGGGGCAAACGCTGGTAAGAACCCTCTTGGTATTGTCATCAACGATGCTGGTACAGTTGCCTACGTGATGAACTACATTTCCCATAACGTTTCGGTAGTTAATCTGAATGTTGATCGCGTCGCTAAGGTTATCCAGACCAGCGCTCTCCCAACACCAGGCTCGCGCGATGAAACTGTCGAGGTTGGGGGAGAAGTATTTTTCTCCTCCCGTGGCAACTTTGTTAGACCAGGGGGTACAAATGTGTCAACCCAAGAACGGCTTTCTTCCGAAGGGTGGCAGAGTTGCGCCAGTTGTCACTTTAACGGACTAACTGACGGTGTAGTGTGGCAGTTTGGTACTGGGCCACGCAAGTCAGTACCACTCAATGGCACTTTCAACCCAAATAATCCCAACGAACAGCGCATTCTAAACTACTCGGCAATCTTTGACGAGGTTCAAGATTTTGAAAATAATATTCGTAACGTTTCTGGGCCTGGGGGATTAAACTTGCAAGGCTTGCCGCCACGGGCGTGTATTGAAACAACTCCTGTAGCAAGCAGTCCCAGCAATAACGATCCGAACCACGGTTTATTATTTGGTGACAATGGGAACATTAACATCTCACCTTGTGAGATTAATACGTTTTTGACCAAGCGGAATCTTGGGCGACAGCAACATAAAGTCCAGCTACCAGGTAGCAATATCCAAGTGTCAGCCCTTGATGCCTTAAATCAGTGGGTGCGTTTAGCGGTTCGTACACCTAATCGACCACTGACAACACTTGAGCTGACCTTTGGCGGTGGTAATCCCGCAGGTGGTGTTAATGAATCTCAAGTCTTAGCTGGAAGGCAGTTGTTTCAATCCGCCAATTGCCTTGCTTGTCATAGTGGTGGGAAATGGAGTCGAAGCACGAAAAACTTTGGTTCGCCACCAGCAGTTGCTCAAGTTGCGATTGAAACCGATCCGAACGCGGCGGGAGTCCCACCAGATCCAAATGGCACACAGTACCTATTTCAATTTCTGAGTAATATCAAATCGTTTAATCTCAATGTTCCTGGAGCAGGTAATCCCATAGCTGGTCAACCGCAGATTGGAGCCGTTGAGAAGGACACTAATAATAGAGATGCTTTAGGCTTAGACTACAATAACGACGGCAAAGGCGAAGGTTATAATATTCCATCGCTGCTAGGTATTCACTCTTTACCACCCTACTACCACAACGGTGCTTGTGAAACTCTAGCCTGTGTAGTTGCGGATATCGATCACCGCACCGCAGGGCTACCCGTTGGCGCAGCCGATCCCCTGGCAACGGCATCTGCTCGTAACAACCTTGTACGGTATTTAGAGTCAATAGACAAAAATACACCGCCACCAGCCTAAGTTAATTTAGAACAAACAAAAGCGGGCTATATAGCCCGCTTTTCAATTAGGCGTTAGTAGTAAAAATAATATCTACAGTTACTTTAGCTAATTCACCGGGTAGAGTCGAGGGGGAGGCTGATGTCACAAATATTTGACACCAAAATATCGGGAATATATCGAGCAGTCCCAAAGTACCAAAAGTGTTTGTCACCTTTTGTCACTGTCCGAATGAACCCTTACGGAGAGCTAATTTCAGCCTTTGAACTAGAGCTTTTAATTTTATTAGTAAAAAATCGATAAGTAGCTCATTGGGCAAAGATTTGGTAATTCAGAAATGATTAAAGTTTTTGGAGTCTGACAGAGGAGGGCTAATAGTGAAGTTCAATAGCAGCTAGTATAAAATACTCATGTAGCCAAGCTTGAGGTGTTAGAGCGATCGCAGTTGTTACCCTAAAATCAAAAACAAACTCTAATGAAATATTATATTGTCGATGTGTTTGCCCAGGAAAAATATAATGGCAATCAATTAGCCGTATTTGTAGATGCTGGAAGTCTAACCAGTCACCAAATGCAACGTATAACCAAAGAAATCAACTATTCTGAAACAACTTTTATTACTAATAACCAAAGCCGCGAGGGTGGCTACGACGTTCGGATTTTTACCCCAGCGCAAGAACTTCCTTTTGCTGGTCATCCGACTTTAGGGACTGCATACATCATTCAACAAGAGATTGTTAAGCAACCTGTGGAAAAAGTTACCTTAAACCTAAAAGTTGGGCAAATACCTGTAAGTCTGCATTACTCCGATAATTCTGTAGACTTGCTGTGGATGCAGCAAAAACCGCCGATTTTTGGACAGAAATTTGATAAAGAGGCGATCGCACAAGTATTAAATTTACCCATAAACGATATAGATAGTAACTTCCCGATTCAAGAAGTTTCTACAGGCTTACCAATTATAATCGTGCCTTTAAAAACCTTAGCCGCCGTTAAAAAAGCCAAGGTAAATCTAGAACTGTATTTTGAATTGATTAGTAATACGGAAGCTAAGGCAATTTTGATATTTTGCCCAGAAACCTATCATCAAGAAAATAATCTAAACGTGCGTGTATTCTGCGATTACTTCGGTGTTCCCGAAGATCCAGCGACAGGAAGCGCTAATGGTTGTTTGGCTGGATATTTAGCGAATTATGCTTATTTTGATGCGGATTCTATTGATATTCGCGTCGAGCAAGGTTATGAAATTGGTAGAGATTCACTTTTATTGTTAAAAGCTCAAAAAACAAACGCAGACATTGATGTTTTTGTTGGCGGTAAAGTAATTATGGTAGCTAAAGGGGAATTTGTCTAAAAACGTGGATCTCAAGCAACGTTTATACGATCATCTTATTCAACTGGTAAGGGAGCGCGATCCTTACTTCTCTACGGCTGGGCATTTTTTCGTTCAGCAATACATCTTGCAACAATTGCAACAGTGGGGAAGGGTGGAAATTCACGAGTTTCAGGTAAATGGACGCACTCATAAAAACCTAATTCTGCATTTACCCGCCGCTAATGGGAACAACAAGCCACCGATTTTAATTGGCGCACACTATGACGGCGTACCGGGAACTCCAGGCGCAGATGACAACGCGACAGGGGTTGCAGCTTTATTAGAATTAGCAAGAATCTTTGCAACCCAACCAATTAAGTACCCGCTTCAGCTAGTTGCTTTTGATATGGAAGAATACGGCTTATTGGGTAGTATTGATTACGCCACTAAATTGCACAGCCAACAGCAACCATTACGATTGATGATTTCTCTAGAAATGCTGGGTTATTGCGACTCTGCTCTCGGTTCGCAGCGCTATCCGTCGCCTTTAGAGAAGATTTACCCAAATACGGGAGATTTTATTGCTTTAATTGGTAATTTACCAACAATTCCCGACTTACTCAGCTTAAGTGGGAATATACGTAAACACGGTACAAATTGTCAATGGCTACCTGCACCTAATCGCGGTCTAATTGTTCCACAGACACGCTGGAGCGATCACTCGCCCTTTTGGGATCGAGGTTATAAAGCAATTATGGTAACGGATACCGCCATGCTGAGAAATCCTCATTATCATCAAGAAAGCGATCGCATTGAAACTTTAGATTTAGACTTTTTTACTGGAGTTTGCAACAGTTTAGCTCAAGCCATACCCTTGTTATAATTTAGCGGTTTTAAAAGTGTTGCATTGCTCTACATCTCCCGTTTGGATTCCCTGTTTAAACCAGCGCACTCTTTGAGCAGAGCTACCATGAGTAAAGGATTCTGGGACTACATAACCTTTAGATTGACTTTGCAGGCGATCGTCCCCAATGCTACTAGCAGCATTTAACGCTTCTTCTATATCCCCTGCTTCTAAAACTTGGCGCGAATTTTGGGCTTTATTTGCCCAAATCCCGGCAAAACAATCAGCTTGCAACTCTAATCTCACAGAAAGTTGATTTGCTTCAACTTCACTAACTCGACTTTGCAAAGAGCGGACTTTATCAGATATTCCCATAAGGTTTTGTACATGATGTCCAACTTCATGAGCAATTACATAAGCTTGAGCAAAATCTCCTGGTGCTTGCAGACGCTCTTGCAAATCTCGGTAAAAACTTAAATCTATATACAATTTTTGGTCAGCAGGACAATAAAAAGGGCCAACCGCCGCTTGAGCAAAACCACAAGCTGATTCTACTCTATCGGAAAACAGCACTAAAGTAGGCTCTACATAGTTTGCCCCCATCTCTTTAAATAACGGTTTCCAAGTATCTTCAGTGTCTGCTAAAACTACCGAAACAAAGTCTGCAAGGCGATCGCTTTCGGGGGAAGTTTCCCTATTTACAGCAGTGGGATTATCATTAGTAGGTGCGACTTGCTCCAAAATTGCCGGATCTACACCTAAAAACATAGCAATTAGCGACAACACAAGAAATCCAATCCCGCCGCCGACTACGGGACCCGAAACCCCCACACCGCGACGATCTTCAACATTGCTACTTCTTCGCCCAAATTCCCAACGCATGGCAACTTCCCCCTTGACTTTAATTGCAAGTTTGATTTAATACTACTAAAACTCGCAACCTACTTGAGTCTTATTTGTTTGCTTTTGAGCGGTACGCACAGCGACAGATTTTAGCAACTTCTAGCGCTGGAATGATTTTAATTTGTTGCAGGTTTGAAAAAATAGTCTTGCTTAAGGCTTTAAATAATAAACGCAGATATGCCGCAGTATTTTGGACAGTTAGGGACAGTTGAACAACCTTGGTCAATTCTTGGCGCTGTAGAAACTATCAAAAAAGAGCGCACTTCTATACAATTACACTTTGATAGTGCTTGCCTAATTATTACAATACTTGCAGCAAACTTAATTCGCGTCCGCCTAGCACCAAAAAGCGACTTTATGCCCCGTCGGGATTGGGCTGTAACAATAGACGATAGCGAATTTGCAATTGTACCGTTCGATCTCGTCGAAAATGACGAAGTTATCGAAATTACTACCGAATTAATTAAAGTTAGAGTTAACAAAAATCCTTGTCAGGTTAGTTGTTATGACTTGTGCGATCGCCCTTTTGCTCAAGATATTACTCCTATGGGCTGGCGCTCTGGCGGTGTAGCAGCATGGAAAAAAATTGAAGAAAACGAACATTTTTATGGTTTTGGCGAACGTACAGGCTTATTAGACAAGCTCTCCGAGCGTAAAACCAACTGGACAGTAGACGCTTTGGATTACGGATCGCTTAGTGATGAGATGTACCAGGCAATTCCATTTTTTATAGCATTGCGTCCTGAAGTTGCTTACGGAATCTTTTTTAATACTACTTTTTGGAGTCAGTTTGATATCGGTGCAGAACAACCGGGAGTTTTGCGAATGGAAACGCGGGGACAAGAACTAGACTATTACATTATTTATGGCGCAGAACCCGCCCAAATTTTAAACACCTACACTCAACTTACAGGCAGAATGCCAATGCCGCCAAAATGGGCGCTAGGCTATCATCAATGTCGCTGGAGTTACGAATCGGAAACAGTGGTACGCCAAATAGCTAAAGAGTTTCGCGATCGCCGCATACCTTGCGATGTAATCCATCTCGATATCGACTATATGAACGGCTATCGCGTGTTTACCTGGAGTCCCAAACGCTTCCCTAATCCCGCCCAATTAGTCGGAGATTTGGCAAAAGATGGCTTTAAAACCGTAACAATTATCGATCCAGGGGTTAAATACGAACCCGAAGCCGATTATCACGTATTTGATAGCGGAGTAGCTAAAGATTACTTTGTCCGCAAAGCTGACGGACAATTATTTCACGGTTATGTCTGGCCCGAAAAGTCTGTTTTTCCCGATTTTATGCGCTCCGATGTGCGTCAGTGGTGGGGTGACTTGCACCAAAACCTTACTAATATCGGCGTAGCAGGAATTTGGAACGATATGAACGAACCTACCATAAGCGATCGCCCGTTTTCTGAACCAGGAGAAAAAATCTATTTTCCTTTAGATACACCCCAAGGATCAAAAGACATTGCAACACACGCCGAAGTCCATAACCTGTACGGTTTAAACATGGCTAAAGCAAGCTATGAAGGTTTAGAAAAACACCGTCCTAATGAGAGAAGTTTTGTATTAACGAGATCGGGCTATGCTGGGGTGCAACGTTGGTCATCGGTATGGATGGGTGATAATCAATCATTGTGGGAACACTTAGAGATGTCTTTACCCATGTTGTGCAATATGGGCTTATCGGGTGTTGCTTTTGTCGGCTGCGATATTGGCGGTTTTGCGGGAAATGCAACGGCGGAATTATTTGCGCGGTGGATGCAGGTAGGAATGCTTTACCCCTTTATGCGGGGACATTCGGCGCTGTCTACATCTCAACACGAACCTTGGGCTTTTGGACTTCGCACTGAAAACATTTGCCGCACATACATCAATCTGCGTTACCAATTACTACCCTATTTCTACACGCTATTTTGGCAAGCCGCAACCACAGGAGCGCCGATTTTACGCCCACTTTTGTACCATTTTCCCAATGATTCAAAAACCTACGAACTATACGATCAAGTCATGCTAGGCGATTCTATTATGGCTGCTCCCATTTATCGCCCAGGAGTCGAACATCGGGCGGTTTATTTGCCCCAAGGTACTTGGTTTGATTGGTGGACGGGGGAAGTTTACAAAGGAGAATGTCATATTTTGGCACACGCACCTTTAGAAACAATGCCTTTGTATGTCTGCGCGGGGGCAATTATTCCCCTGCAACCAGTGATGCAGTATGTAGATGAAAAACCCCTTGATTCTTTAACCTTACGGATTTATCCAGGAAACGGGGAATTTACACTTTATGAAGACGATGGACATAGTTTTGCTTATAAAAACGGCGAATTTGCAACTACAACTATTCGCGTATACGAAGAAGAACAGCAATATATAGTAGAAATAAGCGATCGCGTTGGCAATTGGCAACCCACAACACGAGAAATAATTGTTGAATTAGTAGGTATTGGTCAAGAAAGTTTTATTGATAATGGTACAGCGCGGAGTTTGCGCTTTGATAGAGTGAAATAGGCGATCGCTTTGTCTATTGCAAATTAGTTTAAAAAAGTATGGATCAAGCTTCTATGAAGGATGTCCCTAAAAATATGCGAAGAACAGGGATGCTCCTTTTTCGAGATGCATTTATAGAATCATTACACGGCGAAAAGCTAATGTGTGTTGTACATCTAGCTCATGCAGCAGAAATTTTGCTGAAAGCTCGCATAGCGCAAGAACATCCGCTCTTAATTTTTTCAAAACTGCCTAAGCCTAATGATGATACTCTGACACTGATTGATTTGCTAGAAAGCGGTCGCACTCTATCTTATGAAGAATTACCTGACCAGTTATGGGCAACTACAGGAATTAAAATTGAGCCAGATATTCTTACTCAACACCGCAAATTTGGTAAGCTAAGAAATCAAATCGTTCACTTTTCGATGGCAAATGCTAACACGCTAGACGTGTTAGCAATACGTTATTCACTGGAAGTGTTAGATCCTTTAGTAGAAAGCTTTTGGGGGAAGTCAGTAATTGATTTCATAACAAAAGATCCCCATGATTATTACGCTATGTTTGTAGGCTCTGGACAACTCGAAGACTTAATCAGGAAAGTCTCTACAATAGATCAACGGTTAAGACGATTGTTGGGGGATGCGAGTAAAGAAGCTTGGGAGAGACTGAATACACATCTTGAAGAAAGCAAAATGTTGGATAGAGCTAGAACTGATGAAGATTGGGAAGCTTTGGCAGTTTGGGAGGAATCACAGGCTGATCCTATTAAAGAGGAACAGTACAAACAGCAAATGGAAGAAATGGTTAGCTGGCAAATTTTTCTTAATTCTTTTTAGTTAGCTCACCAAATTTAATGTGTATCTTGAACAGTAGCTTGTCAATGTGGAACGGTAAAACAGTACATAACTGTAATATAGGACAAAAGTTATTGTCAGCGCTGCTAAAGTTTTCTACCGTAACTAATTTGCTCTGTCAATTTACATACTTTCTGGGATGAAGCGCGATCGCATTTATTCCCCAAATACACAGGAATGCGATCGCACTGGCTGAATCTACAGGAATAAGCGATCGCTCCCAACTTCACCAAACTCAGGTTAAGCTAGGAAAGCTTACAATCATTAGAAAATAAACTCGCACTCGTTTAGACTAATGACATTACAAGAACTGCAAAAACAAGCACTGCAATTACCAACTAGCGATCGCTGGCAATTGGTTCAAACTCTTTTAGAGTCTTTAAAGCGCGACAGCCTAACAGCAAAACATGGAAATTTGTCTCGGCTTCGAGGGATTGCCAAAGGTTCGGGAACAGTGGATAACTCTAATTCTAAAGAGGATTATACTAGCTACCTAATTGAGAAGTATCAGTAATGCGTGTTTTGATTGATACTAATATAGTTCTTGACTTCCTTCAAGAAAGAGAACCGTTTGTAGAAAATGCAACGAGATTATTTGAGCTTTTTGATACTGGACAGATTGAAGGATTTATCGCAGCAACAACGATTACCAACATCTATTATATTGTTTGTAAAACAGCAGGAGCAGTTGTAGCTTCTGATGCGATCGCCCAAATCCTTGCAGATTTAAACATTTGTCCGGTGGATCGAGATGTATTAGAACAAGCCATTGCCTTAAACTTTCGTGATTTCGAGGATGCCGTGCAGTACGTTTGTGGGCTTGTGCATAATGTAGATGCGATCGTCACTCGTGATACCTCTGGGTTTATCGGTGGAGAGATTCCCATTTTATTACCTGAAGCTCTTAACGCTAGATTTGATTGAACGAAGCCTATAACTACACAAATACCTAGAAGAAGTGCGATCGCGCCTGCTAATTTGAATAAATAGGCGATCGCTTTGTTAGTGTAAGTTGGATCAAAAGTAATCGTCGCAGGTTGCGATTGGTGACATTGCCGCAAGTTAACCATAAAATCTGAGGAGGTGTTCCCAGACGACATACTAAATCTATAAAATCGCTGTCCTTTGTCATAATTACAGCATTGTCGGCTCGTGCTGCTTCAAAAATTTCGATATCTTGAGCATCCCTAAGTGCTAAATCTACCAATGCGGCAACTTCTAAATCAAAAGTGTCTGACAACCAAACTGCTAAAGTTGGAGGCAGTTGAGCATCAACCCAAATTTTCACGCCGTTAGTCTAGGAAAATCAGTGCATCGTGCTGCAAATATCAAGCTTGCTTGAATATCTGCAAGTTCTAAATCGGGGAAGTCTTCTAAAATTTCGCTAACACTAACGTTTTCCGCTAACATTTCCAAAATGTCGGTAACTCGAATTCGCATCCCTCGAATGCAGGGACGACCGCCACACTGACCAGGTGTTTGAGTAATGCGAGTGAGTAATCCTGTTGTTGAGAGCATGAGGGGGTGACTAAAAGTTACTTTATCTATTTTACGAGAAATTATGAGCATATATAGCTTTCTGAGTAGCGGGCGATCGCACTTTTAATAATTGCAAGTTAACTTAAAAGCGATCGCCATACAACAAAACCTTGGTTAAAGTAAAATTGGCAAATTGTTTGTGGAGAGAAGTTATAGTTGAACTCTAAAATCATCTGTCTCGGTTCAGGAGTTAGTAAGTAAGACCGCTTACAAATTAGCTATTTGTTTGGAACTTTGGCAACTCCTTTTTCGTACATTTTACTTATTGGAAATATTTACTATTGGCTCAAAAAGCGCCGTATTCCTTTCCGTCAATCTGTCTTGAATCGGTGGGTAATTACGTCAAGTATGGGGATTCAAAAAGCTAGGTACAGAGACGCAGACCAGCAAAACTATACCATCTAGTTTTAGAAACATCTTAAGCTTACGCGCTCAAAGGCAATCCTAAATATTTAATGAGTAGTAATTGTTTGCTACCAGTGAGCTTAATTTGTTGACAATTTGCTGTCTAATTAAGTCAACATACAAAGCTATTGTTAATAAATACTAATATTATGCCCCTTGGTAGAATCCAATGATGTGGTTTGAAACATTAACTGGTTTTCCTGAAAATTCCCCCCAGCAAGTCCGCGAAAATATATCTGTTGACGGGAAGACATTAAAATCTCATGTCAACGAGAAAGTTATAGTTTGCGGTGAACTGGAAACCCCAACTTTGGCAGAACTGAGAGAACGGGTAAATTTGAGTGGGCATCAAGGCGGAAAAATCTCGCTACGAGAAGTAGTTGCAAATGTCCAGCATTTGCATACAAACGAATCAAATGCTAATTCACTTTTTCAGGTGGCTTCCCAGTTCAATCTGCTGGAAATGGTATCTTCGAGTGTAACGCCTGAGCATGGTGTAGGAATTTATGAGCGCGATCGCACCCAAGGACCAGCGTGCGCGATCGCCGCAGGTGCAGGAACAATTTTTCGTAACTACTTTGCGATCGTTAATGGGCAAATCGGTCAATCTGCAACAAATCAAATCGATTGCCTTGCGGATATCGGAGTAGCATTAGGAAACTCTCTGAGCCGTCTTTGGAAAATGAGAAACGGTTATACTTTGGCATCGCATAACGGTTTAATTGAGATTGCGAATCGACTTAGCGCCTCAAGTGAAAATGAACTCGATCGATTGCGGCAGTTGCTACGCATTGGTATTCAGTGGAATACACAAGTGACGCTTAACGATACCAATCACCTAGTTTCACAGGTTTATTGCTCCGCCTTACCCGTTGCTTATTCTCCTCATGCTTCGGCTCTATGGGCAGAATTTGCACAGTTAATTTTAGAGGCATCTTATGAAGCAACAATTTGTACAGCAATCTTGAATTCCCTCCGCAATGGAAACAATAGATTATTTCTGACACTTCTTGGCGGCGGAGCCTTCGGTAACAAACCCGATTGGATTTTTGCAGGAATGCGACGTGCCTTGAATCTCTACAAATATGCCGATCTTGATATCGCAATCGTAAGTTATGGCTCATCCAATCAATCTGTCCGACAACTTATCAATGAATTAATGAAATAGGTAAAAGGCGATCGCACTGAAAACATTTGCCACACATACATCAATCTGCGTTACCAATTACTACCCTATTTCTACACGCTATTTTGGCAAGCTGCGACAACGGGAAATAATTGTTGATTTAGTAGGTATTGGTCAAGAAAGTTTTATTTATTGATGATGGTACAGCGCAGAGTTTGGGCTTTGATAGAGTTAAATAGGCGATCGCCCCAACACTTCAAACTCTGTTTTAACTATATAGGATAGATAATAGATGTAGTCTCCTAGCAGCCACCAAGAGAGTCAAAACTCTTTTACCTAATTGGACAATAGCGTAATGACAACTGTAACCGAGTCAGATATCAAAGAATTAAAAGACTTGATTATTGCTTTTAGAGAAGACACCAACAACCGATTTACCGCCATTGATAATAAATTTACCTCTATCGATAATCGTCTCACTGTGATTGAAACTCGTTTAGATGAGTGGCGAACCTCAATTGCTAAAATCCCCGATTTAGCTGAAAAGGTGGGAGAGCTAAAAAACTGGAGGCAAATCGGGTTATTTTTTGTGACTGCTTTTATTAGTTCTATATTTAGCGGTACAATCGGCGGGGTAATTGGTTGGCTACTTAGAAGTGGAAAAGCTTGATTGGCAAGGTAAGCCAAGGAATCTTTAATACAGTAGGCGATCGCACTTGCAACAGTATTTATCAGTTTAAAATTGAAAAATATCCCAACCCAACGGCAACCTATGCTAAAAACCATCGCCGGAACTTACCTTAATGGGCAAATTCATCTTACCGAGCTACCACAAGATGTTAACGAATCCCAAGTTCTTGTTACCTTTCTCGATCCTAGCAAAATCGATCCCGCCAAACTACACCAATTAATAGATAAGTTGGAAACAATTGCAGGTATTGGGCAGGGTTTTGACGAACTAGAACGCGGTCAAACTCGTCCCATTTTAGACTTTATTCAAGAAATGCAGTTCGTTGAGATTGAGGGCAGTGTAGACCCAACAAAGCCTCTAATCTATTTATGGGAGATTCTGAATTCTCATGGAGATGTTTACTATCGGTATGTTGGCAAAGCCTCTCGCGGCGCGAAGCGACCACGCAAGCACTATCGCCGTAACGTCAATAATTTGCTGCTTGGAAAGCCTTACCGCAGGAAAAAACCGAATGAGTTCCGACCTGTACATCGTGAGCTAGCAGAGGCTGTTAAGAGCGGTCAAACGATCCGCCTTTCATTTATTTGCAATGTATCACCACACGAAAATATTGATTTCATTGAACGCCAGTGGCATCAGCACTATGAATGTAGCAAGTACATTTAAGTTAATAATTAAATTAAACCAAATGACTTCGGCTTAATTTATACGTTGAACTATATATTTTCGGGTCGAAAGCGATCGCATTTATTCCACAGATATACAGGAATGCGATCGTGCGATTTGCATGAATGGGCGAAGTCTTTTACTTCCAAGGATGCCAAAATCAAGTTTAGATAAGTAACAAGTGCGATCGCTAACTTTCATCTCTATGAGAAGCCCAAACCATGCAACTTTAACGGGCTTGACTCCAGAGGAAATTAGCAACTTGCTGACTCCAACTATCGCCAATCCATCCCAGCAATTGTCCTGATTGGAGCAATTTCATGAGCTATCCGAGAGTATTTGCAGATTTCCATAATGCTGACAACACAGGACAGTTGCGGCTCAATTGTATTGGTACAATTGAAGACTTAGCACGTCAACAAATTAAATTACAGCTAGGTCAGTTATTGACACTCTACAGCGAAGAATTAGAAGTTGACGGAGTAGTTCAATACTCTGAATTAGAGAAGGTATGGGTGGCGCGGATTGATTGGGAGCGAATTCGTGGAGTTGAAAGTAGTTATGTCAGTCAAGTAAGCTTGTAGGCGCGTAGATAACACAATAAAACTGTTACAGCGATCGCATTTATTCCACAGTTACAAAAGGAAGTGCGATCGCGCTTGCTAATTTGGATGAATAGGCGATCGCATTTATGCCACAGATATAAAGAAATGCGATCGCGCCTGCTATTTTGAATGAATAGGCGATCGCTATTTTTTCATCTAATACTTTCTACAGGCTGGATATGATCAACTACCGAAACCACATCACAATCGAACCCAATAAACGCGGTGGTAAGCCTTGTGTACGTGGCTTGCGAATTACAGTTTATGAAGTGCTTGAGTATCTAGCTTCCGAAATGACCGAAGCAGAAATCCTCGATGATTTCCCCGATTTGACGCGAGAAGATTTGAAAGCCTGCATTGCTTATGCTGCTGACCGCGAACGTCGGTTTATGACTCCTCCATTATCTGCGTGAAGTTACTTTTTGATGAAAACCTGTCGCCCAAGTTACCAAACCTTTTG from Synechocystis sp. PCC 7509 includes these protein-coding regions:
- a CDS encoding beta-propeller fold lactonase family protein codes for the protein MAQVGGVYNKPTNSSPIAMSADNKLVWSVNPDNDTVSVIRTDTNELIRTIRVGDEPQSVALDPTNQYAYVANAASNTVTVIRIINPNPSTFNAGIDTSVGINGHIKTGAEPFNIVSSPNGKRIFVANSSQDTITVINATNRTVIGNVNLRNSLCNIGGTTRHFQPRGLAVTQNNTRLYVTRFLSFTKANGVQGNDRGEEGVVCRLNINTNSTNIGDYLPASAIRIAASDTGFTIDANSDGTADPTAAYPNQLQSIVIRNGHAYLPNIAASPSRPLRFNVDTHAFVNRIDGIGGTESDGGAINMHLGARNPELGKKRLFFANPWAIAFTNQNFAGKAYAVSSGSDLLVKLNVANNGVLSFTTDGDTTRYIDLNNPAVLKTAGANAGKNPLGIVINDAGTVAYVMNYISHNVSVVNLNVDRVAKVIQTSALPTPGSRDETVEVGGEVFFSSRGNFVRPGGTNVSTQERLSSEGWQSCASCHFNGLTDGVVWQFGTGPRKSVPLNGTFNPNNPNEQRILNYSAIFDEVQDFENNIRNVSGPGGLNLQGLPPRACIETTPVASSPSNNDPNHGLLFGDNGNINISPCEINTFLTKRNLGRQQHKVQLPGSNIQVSALDALNQWVRLAVRTPNRPLTTLELTFGGGNPAGGVNESQVLAGRQLFQSANCLACHSGGKWSRSTKNFGSPPAVAQVAIETDPNAAGVPPDPNGTQYLFQFLSNIKSFNLNVPGAGNPIAGQPQIGAVEKDTNNRDALGLDYNNDGKGEGYNIPSLLGIHSLPPYYHNGACETLACVVADIDHRTAGLPVGAADPLATASARNNLVRYLESIDKNTPPPA
- a CDS encoding PhzF family phenazine biosynthesis protein; this translates as MKYYIVDVFAQEKYNGNQLAVFVDAGSLTSHQMQRITKEINYSETTFITNNQSREGGYDVRIFTPAQELPFAGHPTLGTAYIIQQEIVKQPVEKVTLNLKVGQIPVSLHYSDNSVDLLWMQQKPPIFGQKFDKEAIAQVLNLPINDIDSNFPIQEVSTGLPIIIVPLKTLAAVKKAKVNLELYFELISNTEAKAILIFCPETYHQENNLNVRVFCDYFGVPEDPATGSANGCLAGYLANYAYFDADSIDIRVEQGYEIGRDSLLLLKAQKTNADIDVFVGGKVIMVAKGEFV
- a CDS encoding M28 family peptidase — its product is MSKNVDLKQRLYDHLIQLVRERDPYFSTAGHFFVQQYILQQLQQWGRVEIHEFQVNGRTHKNLILHLPAANGNNKPPILIGAHYDGVPGTPGADDNATGVAALLELARIFATQPIKYPLQLVAFDMEEYGLLGSIDYATKLHSQQQPLRLMISLEMLGYCDSALGSQRYPSPLEKIYPNTGDFIALIGNLPTIPDLLSLSGNIRKHGTNCQWLPAPNRGLIVPQTRWSDHSPFWDRGYKAIMVTDTAMLRNPHYHQESDRIETLDLDFFTGVCNSLAQAIPLL
- the ypfJ gene encoding KPN_02809 family neutral zinc metallopeptidase → MRWEFGRRSSNVEDRRGVGVSGPVVGGGIGFLVLSLIAMFLGVDPAILEQVAPTNDNPTAVNRETSPESDRLADFVSVVLADTEDTWKPLFKEMGANYVEPTLVLFSDRVESACGFAQAAVGPFYCPADQKLYIDLSFYRDLQERLQAPGDFAQAYVIAHEVGHHVQNLMGISDKVRSLQSRVSEVEANQLSVRLELQADCFAGIWANKAQNSRQVLEAGDIEEALNAASSIGDDRLQSQSKGYVVPESFTHGSSAQRVRWFKQGIQTGDVEQCNTFKTAKL
- a CDS encoding glycoside hydrolase family 31 protein; translation: MPQYFGQLGTVEQPWSILGAVETIKKERTSIQLHFDSACLIITILAANLIRVRLAPKSDFMPRRDWAVTIDDSEFAIVPFDLVENDEVIEITTELIKVRVNKNPCQVSCYDLCDRPFAQDITPMGWRSGGVAAWKKIEENEHFYGFGERTGLLDKLSERKTNWTVDALDYGSLSDEMYQAIPFFIALRPEVAYGIFFNTTFWSQFDIGAEQPGVLRMETRGQELDYYIIYGAEPAQILNTYTQLTGRMPMPPKWALGYHQCRWSYESETVVRQIAKEFRDRRIPCDVIHLDIDYMNGYRVFTWSPKRFPNPAQLVGDLAKDGFKTVTIIDPGVKYEPEADYHVFDSGVAKDYFVRKADGQLFHGYVWPEKSVFPDFMRSDVRQWWGDLHQNLTNIGVAGIWNDMNEPTISDRPFSEPGEKIYFPLDTPQGSKDIATHAEVHNLYGLNMAKASYEGLEKHRPNERSFVLTRSGYAGVQRWSSVWMGDNQSLWEHLEMSLPMLCNMGLSGVAFVGCDIGGFAGNATAELFARWMQVGMLYPFMRGHSALSTSQHEPWAFGLRTENICRTYINLRYQLLPYFYTLFWQAATTGAPILRPLLYHFPNDSKTYELYDQVMLGDSIMAAPIYRPGVEHRAVYLPQGTWFDWWTGEVYKGECHILAHAPLETMPLYVCAGAIIPLQPVMQYVDEKPLDSLTLRIYPGNGEFTLYEDDGHSFAYKNGEFATTTIRVYEEEQQYIVEISDRVGNWQPTTREIIVELVGIGQESFIDNGTARSLRFDRVK